The sequence ACATACGGTCTACCAGCTTTGTCTTTCTTCTTCGCACTCAACGAACATTGAAGACCGGCAATAAGAATTGTAAGAAAAATAATTCGGAGCATATTATTTTTTAGGCAATTTAATGAATAGCAACGCAGAAATTGACAACTATCTTTTATCAAAACAAGATTACTATTTTAAATTCAGAATAATAAAAAATTAAACAACAAATCTACTAATCTAAAAAAGGAGCCCGAAGGCTCCTTTCAATAAATACATTAATCTATCTTTTTATTATTCTGTTAAACTTATTACACTGTTAAACAGGTCTGCATTCTCTTCCACTTTTTGCTCATTTCCGTAAACGCAATAAGCTTCCTGTGCAAGAATATCTTCTACCATGGTTTTCATTTCTTTCAAATCATCAGCGGTAGTCGATAAAATTGCTTCTCGCTCTGATTTTAACCATTCCGGAGTTGTTTTCTCAAAATAATACTGGATGGCTCTGCTGCCTTCCTGCGATGCGGTTAAAGGTCCGTCAATACGGGAAATAGTTCCAATTATAAAACGTGTCATTTCTTTGTCATCAGCTTCAAAACCATCAAGATAACCAGGTGTGTTATCGTAATTCTCAAGGGTCTCTTTTAGGTTTGGATCGCGGTACGATGCAAAATATACATTTCCATTAGATGAAATACCGGCATAGCCGCCATAAGCACCGCCTATTACCCGCACCTGATTTTGCAACCAATCGGTTGATATTACCTGATTCAATACCCGCATTTTTCCGTTGTACTCGTAGCCAAGTTTTTTAAAATCGTAGCCTTTAACAACATACTGCACTTTCGAGGCCGATGTTAATCCTTCATTTTTCTTCTGTAAATCAAAATTCCAATCGTTTAACACTACCTCTCCATCGGCCAAATTATCTGACAGGATTCCCATTGAGGTTTCATAAGAAGTAAAATCATCCTCGCTACAGGTTATTCCGGCAATCAGGTTTTCTTTGGCAAACAACAAGCCTGCTGTTTTCTCGATACTTGCGATGATTTCGTCGCTTTTTGAATCAAAATTTTCAGCGAGGTCGGTAATAAACCGATAATAATCAAGCCCCTGCATTTCCTCGGTATACATTCCCGAATTGGAATAGTACGACCGCAAACGTATCATGGCATAATTTAACCCGTTGTTTTTAATGTCCGAATCAACGCGTGCCTGATGTCGTGCAATTAATTCTTTTAATCGTTCAACATCGTTATAGTTTGAATTATGTACCACCTCATCAATTAACTCAAACATTTTACCTGCCTTTTCGGCTGTTGCCTTCGAAGAAACCACAAATTTTGGCAATAATTTTTCCATATCCTGATTCTCGAAATAACTGGTGGTATAAGTGTTAAAGCCTCCGGTATGAATATTCAATGCATTGTCGAGCTCTCCGTAGGTATAATTCTCAGTATTCATTTTTCCCATCACGGTTGTCAGCAACCTGGCGTAAGGAATTAACTCTTCGGGCAAAACACGAATATCGAAATATAGATTACTATATAAGATGTTGTTGGTAAATTTGTTGTGATGCAGAACACCCACTTCTCCAACCGACTTTTCATCTACACTAAACCACTCAATTTCAGGACTAATATCAGCCAACTCCAGCATTGGAATTGTTGCCAGAGCTTCAGGCGAATCTTCTCTTTTCTGATGTTCAATCAACTTCTCGGTTTGTGCAATAAGTTCCTCCTTATCTTCGTCGGTAAGACTTGCTTTAAACGCTGTCAATTCCTCTTTTGTTTCGGCATCAATTATGGCCTGTAATCCAGGCTCAGGTTCTAATACCATTAACAACGCATGAGGATTGTTTACCAGGTAATCATTTATAGTCGTTTCAAGCAAATCGGTATCCAGTGCTTTTTTTACTTCGGCTAAGGGAGTGTTATATTCCAATCCTAGAAAAGGATCATCGGCAAAAAACCATGGTTGATAAACCTGGAACAAATAACTTAACCCTTTCTGTGAGGTATTTCCTTCTTTTAACTGAAACTCCATTCGGTTCAAAATACCTTCAACCATCTCTTTGTCGAAGCCTTCCTGTTTCACCTTGTTCATGGTATTAAATACAATCTCCCTGAACTGCTCCTTGTCTTCAGGATTGGCATTTTGTACTGTTATTTGAAACACATTTTGTTTTGCCTCGCTAAATGAGGCACGAACGTCTTTGCCAATTCCGGCTTCCTGTAATGCAAGACGCAACGGAGCAGATTCGTGATTTACCAGCGCTTCAGAAATAACATTGAAAGTCATACCCAGTGTTTGATCGGTACTTGATCCGGCAACAAAACTTAAACCTAAAAAAGTTTGATCTTCGGTGGGAGCTCCATCCGGAACCGCATAAGTTCCCTCTGCTTCCTTCATTTTATCGAATGGTTTCTGCAACGGAATTTCAACTTTTTTATCCGACAAATCGTAATTTGATAAGTATTCAGTATCGATGAATTCAAGTTCTTTATTCAAATCAGCATCGCCATACAACAAAATGTAACTGTTGCCAGGGTGGTAATATTTCTGATGGAAATTGATAAAATCTTCGTGAGTCAACTGAGGGATTGCCGGTGGATAACCACCCGAAGAAACTCCGTATGTATTGTCGGGGAAGAGTATTTTGTAAGTTTGGTAAGACAATTC comes from uncultured Draconibacterium sp. and encodes:
- a CDS encoding insulinase family protein: MRKTALFLFVVLLAVVTACGPKEQFVTGEKYHGFTLVEKKFVDEVNADCLLFKHDKSGARLLKIAADDPNKLFDISFKTAPENDCGTPHIMEHSVLNGSKNFPVKSPFDVLMKGSLNTFLNAMTGSDITTYPVASMNDKDYFNLMHVYLDAVLNPLIYEDPKILQQEGWHHELEDPDGDVVYKGVVYNEMKGAFSSPRRELSYQTYKILFPDNTYGVSSGGYPPAIPQLTHEDFINFHQKYYHPGNSYILLYGDADLNKELEFIDTEYLSNYDLSDKKVEIPLQKPFDKMKEAEGTYAVPDGAPTEDQTFLGLSFVAGSSTDQTLGMTFNVISEALVNHESAPLRLALQEAGIGKDVRASFSEAKQNVFQITVQNANPEDKEQFREIVFNTMNKVKQEGFDKEMVEGILNRMEFQLKEGNTSQKGLSYLFQVYQPWFFADDPFLGLEYNTPLAEVKKALDTDLLETTINDYLVNNPHALLMVLEPEPGLQAIIDAETKEELTAFKASLTDEDKEELIAQTEKLIEHQKREDSPEALATIPMLELADISPEIEWFSVDEKSVGEVGVLHHNKFTNNILYSNLYFDIRVLPEELIPYARLLTTVMGKMNTENYTYGELDNALNIHTGGFNTYTTSYFENQDMEKLLPKFVVSSKATAEKAGKMFELIDEVVHNSNYNDVERLKELIARHQARVDSDIKNNGLNYAMIRLRSYYSNSGMYTEEMQGLDYYRFITDLAENFDSKSDEIIASIEKTAGLLFAKENLIAGITCSEDDFTSYETSMGILSDNLADGEVVLNDWNFDLQKKNEGLTSASKVQYVVKGYDFKKLGYEYNGKMRVLNQVISTDWLQNQVRVIGGAYGGYAGISSNGNVYFASYRDPNLKETLENYDNTPGYLDGFEADDKEMTRFIIGTISRIDGPLTASQEGSRAIQYYFEKTTPEWLKSEREAILSTTADDLKEMKTMVEDILAQEAYCVYGNEQKVEENADLFNSVISLTE